Proteins from one Bdellovibrio svalbardensis genomic window:
- a CDS encoding ATP-binding protein: MSFTKISSRFHSLLALLVLIVAASVVVGWILQDPFLVQIHPSFAPMVINTAISFLFIAIGLFLSDYGYIKTGRVLAISVFVFAFLVFIQYPLGIDLGIDTLFLKPFEGSGVVVGGRMSASTAISMMVIAVGLFFNKQTSVCQYVRATCASLAFGLGLIGFCGYFLRFSSEYGWGNFSRMAIHTAICFIFLSLSLLLKVRAKIRQDNPPIGYFVPFYMLFVGILTSLLIWQLLVVKDFDRNRRITSIRADALKTNIDNSFYPLVTSLENMAHRFALKRYKNLEMWELDAESFVQDFNGLRRITWVDADFVTRWVFPKNNHGQLVLNLNILLEPSVRQTVETVMRSRTSAVSPSVELKSGGRGIILFSPIYRDDVFFGMVSVALAGKPFFERIANIPGYDLTILEDGSELISTGKPDSVYSRDWTYHTRYQNLKVDWELVLTPKLELIRANASVVPAFVLLFGVTISILLSIAVRFYQRSKEAERKVRETLEWQNAGRNSISLLVISTDSDLRIRDVNASALKVLGYSAEELVGRETHFFVDREEVLAVRGKLEERLARRLETPRAFAEAHFELGYHDAQERTLITKSGKRIATVASFSQVKDDQGRIAGYMAIFEDVTQKKQREKLLQEQEKMIKTSSRLASLGEMAAGVAHEINNPLTIISGYVSVLRKNLAQKGLGGDVELNRRMDSIEATVQRIAKIIRGLRTYARESHGGDDEVVNIDLIIDDTLAICQEKFKNNEISLLANIEPNLQIKCRPYQISQVILNLLNNAYDAVSGEATRIVAVEAKRVSDGVEVSVTDSGSGVSPELREKIMQPFFTTKEVGKGMGLGLSISTGIIHGHGGKFYLDSNHAKTRFVIWLPA; this comes from the coding sequence GTGTCATTCACTAAAATTTCATCTCGTTTTCACTCTCTCCTGGCACTGCTGGTGTTGATCGTCGCGGCGTCAGTGGTGGTGGGATGGATTCTTCAGGATCCATTTTTGGTTCAGATTCATCCCAGCTTTGCACCAATGGTCATTAATACCGCCATCTCTTTTCTATTCATCGCAATAGGTTTGTTTCTGTCTGATTATGGATATATTAAGACGGGCCGAGTGCTGGCGATTTCAGTTTTTGTTTTCGCATTTTTGGTTTTCATTCAATACCCGCTGGGGATAGATCTGGGAATTGACACTCTTTTTTTGAAACCTTTTGAAGGTTCTGGAGTGGTCGTCGGGGGGCGTATGTCAGCCAGCACCGCGATTAGCATGATGGTGATTGCGGTGGGTTTGTTTTTCAATAAGCAAACCTCTGTCTGTCAGTATGTTCGTGCGACCTGCGCCAGTCTTGCCTTTGGGTTGGGTCTCATCGGTTTTTGTGGATACTTCCTGCGCTTCAGCTCTGAATATGGCTGGGGTAATTTTTCTCGAATGGCCATTCATACGGCGATTTGCTTCATTTTTTTATCGCTGTCATTGCTGTTAAAAGTGCGTGCGAAAATTCGCCAAGACAATCCTCCCATTGGATATTTCGTTCCTTTCTACATGCTCTTCGTGGGGATTTTAACTTCTTTGCTGATTTGGCAGCTGCTGGTGGTTAAAGATTTTGACAGAAATCGTCGGATCACTTCAATTCGCGCCGATGCTCTAAAAACAAATATTGATAATTCTTTTTATCCTCTGGTGACTTCTTTGGAAAATATGGCGCATCGATTCGCCCTCAAGAGATACAAAAATCTTGAAATGTGGGAATTGGATGCTGAAAGTTTTGTTCAAGATTTTAATGGACTGAGACGGATAACTTGGGTCGATGCTGATTTTGTCACACGCTGGGTTTTTCCTAAGAATAATCACGGCCAGCTTGTTTTGAATTTAAATATTTTGCTTGAACCAAGTGTAAGACAAACTGTTGAAACCGTGATGCGGAGTCGGACTTCTGCGGTTTCCCCCAGTGTTGAGCTGAAGTCAGGTGGGCGGGGAATTATTTTATTTTCTCCGATCTATCGCGACGATGTATTTTTCGGGATGGTCTCGGTGGCACTGGCTGGGAAGCCGTTCTTTGAACGTATTGCGAATATTCCGGGCTATGATTTGACGATTTTGGAAGATGGATCGGAGCTGATCTCAACTGGCAAGCCAGACAGTGTCTACAGTCGGGATTGGACTTATCACACTCGCTATCAAAATTTAAAAGTTGATTGGGAACTTGTTTTGACTCCGAAGTTGGAGTTGATCCGCGCAAATGCTTCCGTGGTGCCAGCCTTTGTTTTGCTGTTTGGTGTGACGATTTCGATTTTGCTTTCGATCGCGGTTCGCTTCTATCAAAGAAGTAAAGAGGCGGAGCGCAAAGTTCGAGAGACTTTGGAATGGCAAAATGCAGGTCGCAATAGCATCTCGCTATTGGTGATATCGACAGATTCGGATTTAAGGATTCGTGACGTGAACGCTTCAGCCCTGAAGGTTTTGGGTTACTCTGCTGAAGAATTGGTTGGACGTGAAACACATTTCTTTGTGGATCGCGAGGAAGTGCTCGCGGTGCGTGGTAAGTTGGAAGAAAGACTGGCTCGGCGGTTGGAAACTCCGCGGGCATTTGCCGAGGCGCATTTTGAGCTGGGGTACCACGATGCTCAGGAAAGAACTTTGATCACTAAAAGTGGGAAAAGAATTGCGACTGTAGCTTCATTCAGTCAGGTTAAAGATGATCAAGGCCGGATTGCGGGTTACATGGCGATCTTTGAGGATGTCACTCAAAAGAAGCAACGCGAGAAACTTTTGCAGGAGCAAGAGAAAATGATCAAAACGTCTTCGCGCCTGGCTTCACTAGGTGAGATGGCGGCAGGCGTTGCCCATGAGATTAATAATCCGTTAACGATTATTTCCGGTTATGTCAGTGTGCTGAGAAAAAATTTGGCGCAAAAAGGTTTGGGCGGAGATGTCGAGTTGAATCGCAGAATGGATTCTATCGAAGCCACTGTTCAGCGTATTGCAAAAATCATCCGGGGCCTGCGAACATATGCAAGAGAGTCTCATGGCGGGGATGATGAGGTTGTGAATATTGATTTGATCATTGATGATACACTCGCGATTTGCCAAGAGAAGTTTAAGAACAACGAAATCTCTTTGCTTGCGAATATTGAGCCGAATCTGCAGATCAAATGCCGCCCTTATCAGATTTCGCAGGTTATTCTAAATCTATTGAACAATGCCTATGATGCAGTTTCTGGGGAAGCTACGCGCATTGTGGCCGTCGAAGCCAAGCGAGTGAGCGATGGCGTTGAGGTCAGTGTGACAGATTCTGGATCGGGCGTGTCCCCGGAGCTGCGTGAAAAGATCATGCAGCCATTCTTTACCACGAAAGAAGTCGGTAAGGGGATGGGCTTGGGGTTAAGTATTTCGACGGGAATTATCCACGGGCATGGCGGAAAATTCTACTTGGATAGTAATCATGCCAAGACACGTTTTGTGATTTGGCTTCCGGCCTAA
- a CDS encoding type II secretion system protein, translating to MIRSRKGFTLIETVIAMVILSSGIILLTSSWGGSFMRVKKTQLSTEVTALLERKMAEVEMEYTGKPLDSIPEEKEDDFGSDYPQYSWKMESKEFEVPDISATLTATDKGNGVDELQLTMMKTLTQHLSKTIKEVKVSIIYKGGKKPLQFSATQYFVDYDKEISMPSGPGAGG from the coding sequence GTGATTCGCTCACGCAAAGGTTTTACACTTATTGAGACCGTGATAGCCATGGTCATACTTTCCTCAGGAATTATTTTGCTTACAAGCTCCTGGGGTGGAAGCTTCATGCGTGTGAAAAAGACCCAGCTATCCACTGAGGTCACGGCCCTGCTGGAAAGAAAAATGGCCGAAGTTGAAATGGAATACACGGGCAAGCCTTTGGACTCCATTCCAGAAGAAAAAGAAGACGACTTCGGGTCGGACTACCCTCAATACTCCTGGAAAATGGAATCAAAAGAGTTCGAAGTCCCCGACATCTCTGCCACTCTTACCGCAACCGACAAGGGTAATGGCGTCGATGAATTGCAATTAACAATGATGAAAACTTTAACTCAGCATCTTTCAAAAACCATCAAAGAGGTTAAAGTTTCTATCATTTATAAAGGCGGCAAAAAGCCTTTGCAGTTTTCTGCCACTCAATATTTTGTCGACTACGACAAAGAAATCTCAATGCCTTCCGGCCCTGGCGCAGGAGGTTGA
- a CDS encoding pilus assembly FimT family protein yields MNRRGFTLIEVMIVLALVGALIAYGAPRMFKKQNNIKSVARHFLVLSREIRNKARLSNSTYRLVIQMETNDEKYWVEKANGPTPIDIEAAEKEREEGKNGDKKEDAPPPLFQIDKSLSKKPQSLPDGLRFAQVETVNTKSPLSSGTAYIHFFPEGFVEAAAIQITDGNKLTWTLVFNPLTGQADIIEKAQSLKDIQR; encoded by the coding sequence ATGAATCGCAGGGGCTTCACCCTTATAGAAGTGATGATTGTTTTGGCTCTGGTCGGAGCCCTCATCGCTTATGGAGCCCCGCGAATGTTCAAGAAACAGAACAATATCAAATCCGTCGCTCGCCATTTCTTGGTTCTGAGCCGCGAGATCCGCAACAAAGCCCGCCTTTCAAACTCCACTTATCGTTTGGTTATTCAGATGGAAACCAACGACGAAAAGTATTGGGTTGAGAAAGCCAATGGCCCTACTCCGATTGACATCGAAGCTGCTGAAAAAGAGCGCGAAGAAGGCAAAAATGGCGACAAAAAAGAGGACGCTCCTCCGCCACTTTTCCAGATCGACAAGTCCCTATCAAAAAAGCCTCAATCCCTGCCAGACGGACTTCGCTTTGCACAGGTAGAAACTGTGAATACGAAATCACCTCTCAGCTCTGGAACCGCTTATATTCACTTCTTTCCTGAAGGATTCGTGGAGGCCGCGGCCATCCAGATCACTGATGGAAATAAATTAACTTGGACTCTTGTTTTTAATCCTTTAACGGGTCAAGCTGATATCATAGAAAAAGCTCAGTCGTTAAAGGACATTCAACGGTGA
- a CDS encoding single-stranded DNA-binding protein, with protein MSVNKVIIVGRLGADPEVKAIGSGSTVARLNIATSESWVKDGQRQEKTEWHRVTVWGKLAEICGKHLAKGRQVYVEGKLQTRQWEDQQGAKRYSTEIVASTVQFLGAANGERSTSNSQSSGGGDDFNFNDFGPEPSFNSNDEIPF; from the coding sequence ATGTCTGTTAATAAAGTGATTATCGTAGGTCGTTTGGGTGCTGATCCTGAAGTTAAAGCTATCGGCAGCGGAAGCACTGTAGCTCGCTTGAATATCGCCACTTCTGAGTCTTGGGTTAAAGATGGCCAAAGACAAGAAAAGACAGAATGGCACCGTGTAACTGTTTGGGGCAAACTTGCAGAAATCTGCGGTAAGCACCTTGCAAAAGGTCGCCAAGTTTATGTTGAAGGCAAATTGCAAACTCGCCAGTGGGAAGACCAACAAGGCGCTAAACGCTATTCTACTGAAATCGTAGCAAGCACTGTTCAGTTCTTGGGCGCTGCAAACGGCGAAAGATCTACATCGAACAGCCAATCTTCTGGTGGTGGCGATGATTTCAATTTCAACGATTTCGGACCTGAACCTAGCTTCAACTCGAACGACGAAATTCCGTTCTAA
- the gspF gene encoding type II secretion system inner membrane protein GspF has protein sequence MPIFEYKGLTRDGRNTKGTIDAENQRAARAKLKKDNIFVVDIKDKKKLDPKKKQGPRSTKKVGVKDLALMTRQLATLIKANIPLVDALLAVSEQVENPTLAEAVADCKNMVNEGSPFFKALQKYPNIFTNIYISMVEAGEMSGSLDTLLLRLAEFLEAQAELRAKVSSAMTYPVIMLVVTGGLLSFLFIFLIPKMVTVFESAPQLVLPWYTVGLIAMSQFMVNYWYIIFGSLFLAIVLFRNWKSTPAGKDQWDAISLRLPLMGPTVRMVAVSRFTRTLGTLLSGGVPMLTALDIVRNVVDNHVLAVAIDEARSNISEGETISGPLKKSGQFPPIVIHMVNIGEKTGDLENMLMQVSDAYDFQVKNKLEALTSLMGPVVIVIMGFAIAAIVFAVMIPMFEMTNLAG, from the coding sequence ATGCCGATTTTTGAGTATAAAGGTTTAACCCGAGACGGAAGAAACACCAAAGGCACCATCGACGCTGAAAATCAGCGCGCGGCCCGTGCCAAGCTCAAAAAAGACAATATCTTTGTCGTCGATATCAAAGACAAAAAGAAACTGGATCCAAAAAAGAAGCAAGGCCCTCGCTCTACGAAAAAAGTTGGCGTTAAAGACCTGGCTTTGATGACTCGTCAGCTTGCCACATTGATTAAGGCCAATATCCCCTTGGTAGACGCCCTGCTGGCCGTTTCCGAACAGGTGGAAAACCCCACTTTGGCTGAAGCTGTTGCTGACTGTAAGAACATGGTCAACGAAGGTTCGCCTTTCTTTAAAGCCTTACAAAAGTATCCGAATATTTTCACCAACATCTATATCTCCATGGTGGAAGCCGGTGAAATGTCAGGAAGCTTGGACACTCTTTTGTTGCGTCTTGCGGAATTCCTTGAAGCCCAGGCCGAACTTCGCGCTAAAGTTTCCAGCGCCATGACCTATCCTGTGATCATGTTGGTGGTGACCGGCGGTCTTCTCTCATTCTTATTCATTTTCTTGATTCCAAAGATGGTCACGGTCTTCGAATCAGCCCCTCAGCTGGTTTTACCTTGGTACACTGTGGGTTTGATCGCCATGAGTCAGTTCATGGTCAACTATTGGTATATCATTTTCGGCAGCCTCTTCTTGGCCATTGTGCTATTTAGAAACTGGAAGAGCACCCCTGCTGGAAAAGATCAATGGGATGCGATCTCATTAAGACTTCCTTTGATGGGACCGACTGTGCGCATGGTCGCGGTGTCTCGCTTTACCAGAACTTTGGGAACTTTGCTCAGCGGGGGCGTTCCCATGCTTACCGCTTTGGATATCGTTCGAAACGTCGTCGACAACCACGTTCTAGCAGTCGCCATCGACGAAGCCCGCAGCAATATCTCCGAAGGGGAAACAATCTCTGGACCTTTGAAAAAATCAGGCCAATTCCCACCGATCGTGATCCACATGGTCAACATCGGTGAAAAAACCGGCGACCTCGAAAACATGTTGATGCAAGTTTCCGACGCCTACGACTTCCAGGTAAAAAATAAACTCGAAGCCCTCACCAGCTTGATGGGACCCGTCGTCATCGTCATCATGGGCTTCGCCATCGCCGCCATCGTATTCGCGGTCATGATCCCAATGTTCGAAATGACCAACCTCGCCGGCTAA
- a CDS encoding type II secretion system protein GspJ: protein MKRQGKFSPGFTLIEVMITITILGTLTVLAAQAIQQAIKAKGKLQSQIDDVSRMRDAVRLMERDINLAYHYRDIEKEMQALVKKQASSSTTNPPPGGVVPQTDPYDPTGGISAIGPNGEQREVPRVDPVTNLVGTNETLNFVTMNNARTVKNTKQADFVEVGYALKECKSLREDRGNSKCLWRRSTPYVDLDVTKGGDEVVLMENVSEFKLRYIGKGKQDWVNDWRTDAQGDGATKGKFPQAVEISVTVNKKEGTKNKKYSMQVVVPIHFPNNPEENANGQGTGQGMPTSFGLPTK from the coding sequence ATGAAACGACAAGGGAAGTTTTCACCCGGTTTTACTCTGATTGAGGTCATGATCACCATTACGATTCTGGGAACACTCACCGTTTTGGCAGCGCAAGCTATTCAACAGGCCATCAAAGCCAAAGGTAAACTTCAATCGCAGATCGACGATGTTTCCCGCATGCGTGATGCCGTTCGCCTGATGGAACGGGATATTAACTTGGCCTATCATTACCGCGATATTGAGAAGGAAATGCAGGCCTTGGTTAAAAAACAAGCCAGCTCTTCCACCACCAATCCTCCACCTGGTGGAGTCGTTCCTCAAACTGATCCCTATGATCCAACGGGTGGAATTTCCGCCATCGGCCCCAATGGCGAACAGCGTGAGGTTCCTCGCGTGGACCCTGTCACCAATCTGGTTGGCACCAACGAAACTTTAAACTTCGTCACCATGAACAATGCGCGCACGGTGAAAAACACCAAGCAAGCGGACTTCGTTGAAGTGGGTTATGCGCTGAAAGAGTGTAAGAGCCTGCGCGAAGACCGCGGCAACTCCAAGTGCCTTTGGCGTCGAAGTACTCCTTATGTGGATCTCGATGTCACAAAAGGTGGCGACGAAGTTGTCCTGATGGAAAATGTCTCGGAGTTTAAGCTTCGCTATATCGGAAAAGGCAAACAGGACTGGGTGAATGATTGGCGCACCGACGCTCAAGGTGACGGAGCAACGAAGGGCAAATTCCCTCAAGCCGTTGAAATCTCAGTCACCGTGAACAAAAAAGAAGGAACAAAAAACAAAAAATACTCTATGCAAGTGGTCGTTCCTATCCACTTCCCTAACAACCCTGAGGAGAACGCAAATGGTCAAGGCACTGGTCAAGGTATGCCGACTTCGTTTGGCCTCCCCACTAAATAA
- a CDS encoding type II secretion system minor pseudopilin codes for MVKALVKVCRLRLASPLNKPLNNNRGIALMVAIACVMMIMYFAMEVSYDANVEYLVNSQGLNRVKAYYAAKSGMQLSLLRIKIYQQAQDKFGAQLGANNAMLDQIWQFPFAWPLPIPDEMSVVDKDSFKKLVKDSSMDASYIVTIEDEGSKIDINDLNSPSKTLQEITKTQLLNIFEQKKKSDEEFARKYSNVRFEELINTIADWGSSKSQSLNGGDKRSRFSELNQESQSDSYPPNRAFRSLAEMHMVPGMTDEFYDLLASRVTIYGMKGINPNIASKEVLKSLDPGMTDEAVSAIIKRRNDANEGGPFKNAEDFWAFVQQKGVRTEGKTDLVPLIFESVFNFKIRSTGEFAGATREITAIVMDFNKTAAKIKTYTDKDKKDAGGAPPPGSGGGTGAKSGTKIPLAKGPPRIVYWNER; via the coding sequence ATGGTCAAGGCACTGGTCAAGGTATGCCGACTTCGTTTGGCCTCCCCACTAAATAAGCCATTAAACAACAACCGCGGCATTGCCCTCATGGTGGCCATCGCCTGCGTGATGATGATCATGTATTTTGCGATGGAAGTTTCCTATGACGCCAACGTTGAATATCTTGTGAACTCTCAAGGTTTGAATCGAGTTAAAGCTTACTATGCAGCCAAGTCCGGTATGCAGCTCAGCCTTCTTAGAATTAAAATCTACCAACAAGCACAGGATAAATTTGGAGCTCAATTGGGCGCCAACAATGCCATGCTCGATCAAATCTGGCAGTTTCCTTTTGCCTGGCCTTTACCAATTCCCGATGAGATGAGCGTGGTCGACAAAGACAGCTTCAAAAAACTCGTCAAAGATTCTTCGATGGATGCCAGCTATATTGTGACCATCGAAGATGAAGGCTCTAAAATCGACATCAACGATTTAAACTCCCCTTCAAAAACTTTGCAGGAAATCACAAAAACTCAGCTTTTGAATATTTTCGAACAAAAAAAGAAATCCGACGAAGAATTCGCCCGCAAGTATAGCAATGTCCGCTTCGAGGAGCTAATCAACACGATCGCCGACTGGGGCAGTTCAAAAAGCCAGTCTTTGAATGGTGGCGACAAAAGATCGCGTTTTTCTGAATTAAATCAAGAATCGCAAAGCGACAGTTACCCGCCCAATCGTGCCTTCCGCAGTCTTGCTGAAATGCATATGGTTCCTGGAATGACCGATGAGTTTTATGATCTTCTGGCTTCCCGAGTGACCATTTATGGAATGAAGGGCATCAATCCCAATATTGCCAGCAAAGAAGTCTTAAAATCTTTGGACCCAGGTATGACCGACGAAGCCGTCAGCGCGATCATCAAACGCCGCAACGATGCGAACGAAGGGGGACCTTTTAAAAATGCCGAGGACTTCTGGGCCTTCGTGCAACAGAAAGGTGTTCGCACCGAAGGAAAAACCGATCTGGTTCCTTTGATTTTTGAGTCGGTATTCAATTTTAAAATTCGCAGTACCGGAGAGTTCGCAGGAGCGACACGCGAAATCACTGCCATTGTCATGGACTTCAACAAGACAGCAGCTAAAATCAAAACTTATACTGACAAAGACAAAAAAGATGCCGGTGGCGCACCTCCCCCTGGATCTGGCGGCGGCACGGGCGCAAAATCAGGCACTAAAATTCCATTGGCAAAAGGACCTCCGCGCATCGTCTACTGGAATGAACGCTAA
- the pilM gene encoding pilus assembly protein PilM — translation MSKSLGIDIGSSSIKVVEMQSTSKGFQVSHFFEHPLSNKLGSDQELEVIEYLRDLTSKYDDSTRFIVGLRQDRVAIRNKFFPFNDRIKIFKSLAFELEEDLPFSSDNAIFDAKIIRTVGGGAEVLACAAPKTHVQACIQRAQDSGFEPFLVSLEGTALANVFEKWNEAPPALVAPAPVFEDMERPVRHVQLILNMGHTRTIVSAFEGHSLIGVRSILWGGKNIAEAIAKKYEIPYVEALKELQTKAFILTNKQGATFDQVTFSETIGKSVRELARDLQLSILEFKGEFNVQIDSIGLTGGTSQIQNLGPFLTQILEAPVNRIPTLDQIPNVMFERTQQVSAKAGVALGLAIEGFKKPRNPPMNFMRGEFARENHQMKMFWEKWGHTFKVATAALVVLFVYASLRSDFALSLTERTQDVLKSQAKSVANLKGKNASEAGIKKYIRENKKRASDLKTLASVANMNSAMDVLKKVSDATPPKGAVTLDVHSLNVQDSRVTMEGYVSSPQEMSLLQKSLTNITTDGQVKTERSSLGTLPGRTSFSFSFNVDRGIQKVTR, via the coding sequence ATGTCGAAGTCGCTAGGTATAGACATCGGTTCCAGCAGTATCAAAGTTGTCGAAATGCAGTCGACGTCAAAAGGCTTTCAAGTAAGCCATTTCTTCGAGCACCCTCTCAGCAACAAATTAGGCAGCGATCAAGAGCTCGAGGTCATTGAGTATCTTCGCGACCTCACATCGAAGTATGACGACTCAACTCGTTTCATTGTTGGTCTTCGTCAAGATCGCGTTGCTATTCGCAATAAATTTTTTCCCTTCAATGATCGCATCAAAATCTTTAAGAGTTTGGCTTTCGAGCTGGAGGAAGATCTTCCGTTTTCTTCTGACAATGCCATCTTCGACGCAAAAATTATTCGTACAGTCGGAGGCGGAGCAGAAGTTCTTGCCTGTGCTGCTCCGAAAACGCATGTGCAAGCCTGCATTCAGCGCGCTCAAGATTCAGGCTTTGAGCCCTTCTTAGTTTCTCTTGAAGGCACAGCTCTCGCGAATGTTTTTGAAAAGTGGAACGAAGCTCCCCCTGCACTTGTGGCTCCGGCTCCTGTTTTCGAAGACATGGAAAGACCCGTTCGCCATGTTCAACTTATTTTGAATATGGGCCACACGCGCACGATCGTGAGCGCCTTTGAAGGACACTCGTTGATCGGCGTTCGTTCGATTCTTTGGGGTGGAAAAAATATCGCGGAAGCAATCGCCAAGAAATACGAAATCCCTTATGTTGAGGCTCTTAAAGAGTTGCAGACCAAGGCCTTCATTCTTACGAATAAACAAGGTGCAACTTTTGACCAAGTGACTTTCTCTGAAACCATCGGAAAAAGTGTTCGTGAGCTTGCCCGCGATTTGCAACTTTCTATTCTGGAGTTCAAAGGTGAATTCAATGTGCAAATCGACAGCATTGGTTTGACTGGCGGCACATCGCAAATTCAAAATCTGGGTCCCTTCTTGACTCAGATTCTTGAAGCCCCGGTGAATCGCATTCCAACTTTGGATCAAATTCCGAATGTCATGTTCGAGCGCACTCAGCAAGTATCTGCCAAGGCCGGAGTTGCTTTGGGTCTTGCAATTGAAGGCTTTAAAAAGCCTCGCAATCCTCCGATGAACTTTATGCGTGGTGAATTCGCTCGCGAAAATCACCAAATGAAGATGTTCTGGGAAAAATGGGGTCACACATTCAAAGTCGCTACGGCCGCCCTGGTGGTTCTGTTTGTTTACGCTTCATTGCGTTCCGACTTTGCGTTGAGCCTGACTGAAAGAACTCAAGATGTTCTGAAAAGCCAAGCCAAGAGTGTTGCAAACCTTAAAGGTAAAAACGCTTCGGAAGCAGGAATCAAAAAATATATCCGCGAAAATAAAAAGCGTGCTTCGGACCTTAAGACTTTGGCCAGCGTTGCCAATATGAATTCAGCGATGGATGTTCTTAAGAAAGTCAGCGATGCCACTCCTCCAAAGGGGGCAGTGACACTTGATGTTCACAGTTTGAACGTTCAGGATTCTCGCGTGACGATGGAAGGCTATGTGAGCTCTCCGCAAGAAATGAGTCTTCTGCAGAAGTCTTTGACCAATATCACGACTGATGGACAAGTGAAGACCGAGAGAAGTTCTTTAGGGACTCTACCAGGCCGCACTTCTTTCTCTTTTAGCTTCAATGTTGACCGTGGAATCCAAAAGGTGACTCGATGA
- the gspG gene encoding type II secretion system major pseudopilin GspG, with the protein MSPISNRKGMTLIEIMIVLAIIGGIAALLLPRLTGQLDKAKQKEARIQMSQIVNALSMYYTDCGKNPAALENLVTQDANCSNWGPEAYLKKSPKDPWGHDFVYELNGNEYNLKCLGKDGKEGGSGYDSDITLEDIQ; encoded by the coding sequence ATGTCACCCATCAGCAACCGAAAAGGTATGACCTTGATCGAGATCATGATCGTACTAGCAATCATCGGTGGTATCGCAGCCCTTTTGTTGCCTCGTCTTACAGGTCAACTTGATAAAGCGAAACAAAAAGAAGCCCGCATTCAAATGTCACAAATCGTGAATGCTCTTTCCATGTACTACACAGATTGCGGAAAAAATCCTGCAGCCCTTGAGAACCTTGTGACTCAAGATGCAAATTGCAGCAACTGGGGACCGGAAGCTTATTTGAAGAAATCACCAAAAGATCCTTGGGGTCATGACTTCGTTTATGAACTCAACGGCAACGAGTACAACCTTAAATGCTTGGGTAAAGACGGCAAAGAAGGTGGCTCTGGTTACGATTCAGATATCACCCTAGAAGATATCCAGTAA
- the gspN gene encoding type II secretion system protein GspN, whose product MENITQFFKLLKENKGKLFVAFFSAIVFLFILFPFDDLSDLISSQVSKLSNNSVYVTFDRLKMSLFPTPGVKMDQVYIESIRTPALSASELTITPSVSGLIQQKPYGHVAAKGLLKGDVDLNVGKGTRSDNGVERQRIEVSAKKISLHDLRELANLPVLLKGQLNLQTTALADLTFQEQPDVDVDLTINQFELPPSNVNTPMGPLTLPDLKLTTVELKGRLAAGRFIIETGTIGKPGDELQGTIKGNIGINIINRGGGFTHQIGAYTFDIDLKAKKSFQDRAALFLSFIDGFKSPTTEGSQYKFKVSATNPMMPPSIGAAR is encoded by the coding sequence ATGGAGAACATCACTCAGTTTTTTAAGCTCCTAAAAGAAAACAAAGGGAAACTCTTTGTCGCTTTCTTTTCAGCGATTGTTTTCCTTTTCATTCTTTTTCCTTTTGATGACTTGAGTGATTTGATTTCCTCGCAGGTTTCCAAACTTTCAAACAATTCGGTCTATGTGACATTTGACCGTTTGAAAATGAGCCTCTTCCCCACTCCAGGCGTGAAGATGGATCAAGTTTATATTGAATCTATCCGCACACCGGCTCTTTCCGCCTCTGAACTGACGATCACACCTTCTGTCAGTGGCTTGATTCAGCAAAAGCCTTACGGCCATGTTGCAGCTAAAGGTTTACTCAAAGGTGATGTGGATTTAAATGTCGGCAAAGGCACTCGCAGCGACAATGGCGTCGAAAGACAGCGCATTGAAGTCAGCGCAAAAAAGATCTCTTTGCATGATTTGCGTGAACTGGCAAATTTGCCGGTTCTTCTGAAGGGTCAGTTGAATTTGCAAACAACGGCCTTGGCTGACCTCACTTTCCAAGAACAACCGGACGTGGATGTCGATCTGACGATTAATCAGTTCGAGCTTCCGCCTTCAAACGTCAACACTCCAATGGGCCCATTGACTCTTCCTGATTTGAAACTCACGACAGTGGAACTTAAAGGTCGCTTGGCAGCAGGTCGCTTCATCATTGAAACGGGCACGATTGGTAAGCCGGGCGACGAACTTCAAGGAACTATTAAAGGTAATATCGGCATCAATATCATCAATCGCGGTGGTGGCTTTACTCACCAAATCGGCGCTTACACATTTGATATCGATCTAAAAGCTAAGAAGAGTTTTCAAGATCGGGCCGCTTTATTCCTGAGCTTTATTGATGGCTTCAAAAGCCCTACCACTGAGGGTTCCCAGTACAAATTCAAGGTTTCAGCGACCAATCCGATGATGCCACCAAGTATTGGCGCTGCCCGTTAA